A genome region from Lactobacillus sp. ESL0791 includes the following:
- the amaP gene encoding alkaline shock response membrane anchor protein AmaP codes for MRRTNKWLLMLGILLLLPPPFYLLWATSPVWQKYLRLQLPQVGKVNPIFTWYLIIISAVAIVFLIISFFTILCWPTHNKFNLLKRKDGQVRITSKAINGFVASSLTDLPYVNQVKVDSKLTNRHIKIKISGNLGTGENLEAMLNEYLDQMTQNLRKLLGINQKPKITIKFTNFQSTNNNAKRVQ; via the coding sequence TTGAGAAGAACAAATAAATGGCTGTTAATGTTGGGAATACTATTGTTATTACCACCACCATTTTACTTATTATGGGCTACCAGCCCTGTTTGGCAAAAATATCTAAGATTGCAGTTACCGCAAGTAGGAAAAGTTAATCCAATTTTTACTTGGTATCTCATTATAATTAGCGCTGTTGCAATTGTATTTTTAATCATCAGCTTTTTCACTATTTTATGCTGGCCAACGCACAATAAATTTAACCTGCTTAAGCGCAAGGACGGGCAGGTTAGAATTACCAGCAAAGCAATCAACGGTTTCGTGGCTTCTTCATTAACGGACTTGCCCTACGTAAACCAAGTCAAGGTTGATTCAAAGCTAACCAACCGTCATATCAAGATTAAGATTAGCGGTAATCTTGGTACCGGAGAGAATCTGGAAGCAATGCTTAATGAATATCTGGATCAAATGACCCAAAATTTGCGTAAACTTTTAGGAATTAACCAAAAGCCTAAAATTACCATTAAGTTTACTAACTTTCAAAGCACAAATAATAACGCTAAGCGCGTGCAGTAA
- a CDS encoding DUF2273 domain-containing protein codes for MKEFIKQHLPILCGGAIGLLLAFCFLGLGFFKTIFVVVMLVLGGLFGYFWPVLKKLRDK; via the coding sequence GTGAAAGAATTTATTAAACAGCACCTCCCCATATTATGCGGCGGCGCAATCGGCTTATTATTGGCATTTTGCTTTTTAGGATTAGGCTTTTTTAAAACTATTTTTGTGGTTGTGATGCTGGTTCTAGGTGGCTTATTTGGCTACTTTTGGCCGGTATTAAAAAAATTACGCGACAAATGA
- a CDS encoding ABC transporter permease, with product MSDFWDLFLSATSQGLLWSLMAIGVYLTFRILDLADMTAEGSFPLGGAITTMCLIQGVNPILATIAAFGGGMIAGLVTGLLNTKLKIPSLLAGIVTMTGLYSITSRVMQNAANVSLLGKATIFTIAQDWGLSRNNAVIVMGLIIALLVIALLIIFFRTEIGLAMRATGDNPEMSAANGIKTQSMKIWGYMISNGCIALSGALLAQNNGFADLNSGVGTLVVGLASIIIAEVLLRNLKIGPRLLTLVLGAIIYRLILALVFQMNVEPSDAKLASALVLIICLALPNFHLSHKNKGEDKNVSSTED from the coding sequence ATGAGTGACTTTTGGGATTTGTTTTTATCAGCTACTTCACAGGGCCTACTTTGGTCCTTAATGGCAATTGGGGTTTACTTAACTTTCCGTATTTTAGACCTGGCAGATATGACCGCTGAAGGTAGTTTCCCTTTAGGCGGGGCAATTACCACGATGTGCTTGATTCAAGGGGTTAATCCGATTTTAGCAACAATTGCTGCGTTTGGTGGCGGGATGATTGCCGGCCTTGTTACCGGTCTACTAAATACCAAACTGAAGATTCCGTCTTTGTTAGCGGGAATTGTTACAATGACGGGGTTGTACTCAATCACTTCGCGGGTGATGCAGAATGCAGCTAATGTTTCCTTATTAGGAAAAGCTACAATTTTTACGATAGCTCAAGACTGGGGCTTGTCCCGCAATAATGCTGTCATTGTCATGGGTTTAATCATTGCTCTCTTGGTAATTGCCCTCTTGATTATTTTCTTTCGAACTGAGATTGGCTTGGCCATGAGGGCAACGGGGGATAACCCAGAGATGAGTGCGGCCAACGGGATAAAAACCCAGAGCATGAAAATTTGGGGTTACATGATTTCCAATGGCTGCATTGCTCTTTCTGGTGCTTTGTTAGCCCAAAATAATGGTTTTGCCGATTTGAACTCTGGTGTGGGTACACTAGTTGTCGGCCTAGCATCAATTATTATTGCCGAAGTTTTGCTGCGTAATCTGAAAATTGGTCCGCGTCTTCTTACCTTAGTGCTTGGAGCAATTATTTATCGTTTGATTTTAGCGCTCGTCTTCCAGATGAATGTTGAGCCATCTGATGCTAAATTAGCATCGGCGCTGGTACTGATCATCTGCTTGGCCTTGCCTAATTTCCATTTATCGCACAAAAATAAAGGAGAAGATAAAAATGTCTCAAGTACTGAAGATTAA
- a CDS encoding Txe/YoeB family addiction module toxin, which produces MTIEFLDEAWDEYVAWQKQDRKTLKRINQLIKSIKSDGLNSGIGKPERLKYQDGWSRRINGKDRLVYTHNDGHLIIVACKNHYE; this is translated from the coding sequence ATGACAATTGAATTTCTAGACGAAGCTTGGGATGAATACGTTGCTTGGCAAAAGCAGGATCGCAAAACCCTAAAAAGAATTAATCAACTAATTAAATCAATCAAAAGTGATGGGTTAAATTCCGGAATTGGCAAGCCTGAGCGTTTAAAATATCAAGACGGGTGGTCCAGAAGGATTAATGGCAAAGATCGCTTGGTCTATACTCACAACGATGGACATTTAATTATCGTTGCCTGTAAAAATCATTACGAATAA
- a CDS encoding nucleoside hydrolase translates to MKEIYFNHDGNIDDLVSYLLFLQAPNIKLLGVGAIDADGYVDPAVEVCRKMTDLFNLRGDRLEIAKSTSRAVNQFPQEWRTASYSFNYLPMLNESGKMETKEAKLPAHLDMIAKLKDAAEPVTLVMTGPLTDLARALDEDPTIEQKIAKLYWMGGSLDGHGNVVVVNADGSQEWNAFWDPFAVERVFKSKIDMQVIGLESSEELPLNDELRMHWASLRKYPAVDLVGQAYSLLVNPPIPTAQLYFWDVLTTINALYPEVVASSRQVKVKVITTGLAAGRLEEDPNGKEITLVTKADKNIFYQKMDELLERSK, encoded by the coding sequence ATGAAAGAAATTTACTTTAACCATGACGGCAATATCGACGACTTAGTTTCCTATCTGCTTTTCTTGCAGGCACCAAACATCAAGTTATTAGGAGTGGGTGCAATCGATGCCGACGGCTACGTTGATCCTGCCGTTGAGGTTTGCCGCAAAATGACCGATTTATTCAATCTGCGCGGTGACAGGCTGGAAATAGCCAAATCAACTTCACGTGCAGTCAACCAATTTCCCCAGGAATGGCGGACAGCCTCTTATTCCTTTAACTACCTGCCAATGTTGAACGAATCCGGTAAAATGGAAACAAAGGAAGCAAAACTGCCGGCGCACCTTGACATGATCGCCAAATTAAAAGATGCTGCTGAACCCGTAACTTTAGTCATGACCGGTCCCTTAACCGATTTAGCCCGGGCTTTAGATGAGGACCCGACAATTGAACAGAAAATTGCCAAATTATATTGGATGGGCGGCTCACTTGACGGTCACGGCAATGTTGTCGTAGTTAACGCCGACGGCAGCCAAGAGTGGAATGCTTTTTGGGATCCGTTTGCAGTTGAGCGTGTCTTTAAATCTAAGATTGATATGCAGGTGATTGGCCTTGAAAGTAGTGAAGAGCTGCCATTAAACGATGAACTGAGAATGCACTGGGCAAGCCTACGTAAGTATCCCGCAGTTGATCTAGTCGGCCAGGCATACAGCCTGCTGGTTAATCCGCCAATCCCAACCGCACAGTTATATTTCTGGGACGTGTTAACCACAATCAATGCTCTTTATCCAGAAGTTGTCGCAAGCAGCCGGCAGGTCAAAGTAAAAGTGATCACTACCGGCTTAGCAGCTGGCCGCCTGGAAGAAGATCCTAACGGCAAGGAAATCACTTTGGTTACTAAAGCTGACAAGAACATCTTTTATCAAAAAATGGATGAACTGCTTGAAAGAAGCAAGTAA
- a CDS encoding type II toxin-antitoxin system RelB/DinJ family antitoxin has product MPNIKERKVAISVKTNATDKEEATKLFDSLGLNLSTAINIFLKKSIAEGGLPFEVRDPFYSETNQKELDRRFAVINENKNVHSHRLLDNEKNNDN; this is encoded by the coding sequence ATGCCAAATATTAAAGAAAGAAAAGTTGCTATTTCTGTAAAAACTAATGCAACAGACAAAGAAGAGGCAACTAAACTTTTCGATAGTTTAGGACTCAATCTTTCAACAGCGATTAATATTTTTCTTAAAAAAAGTATTGCTGAAGGGGGATTACCCTTTGAAGTTAGAGATCCTTTTTACAGCGAGACTAATCAAAAAGAGCTTGATCGTCGTTTTGCAGTCATTAATGAAAATAAAAACGTTCATTCTCATCGACTATTAGATAATGAGAAAAATAATGACAATTGA
- a CDS encoding Asp23/Gls24 family envelope stress response protein, with amino-acid sequence MTQTNTKEVKGDLNYDSKVIQKIIGIALSDIKGLLTVDGGFFSNLSDKIVNSSNVTSGINVEVGKKQVAVDIDIVAEYGVDIAKLYDEIKKKIYNKVKEMTGLDTVEVNVTVVDIKTKEQHQKDSVSLQDRITGAGKDAKDKVNEQKDKVEDKQKSVTQRVK; translated from the coding sequence ATGACACAGACAAATACAAAAGAAGTTAAGGGCGACCTTAATTATGATTCAAAGGTTATCCAGAAAATTATCGGTATCGCTTTATCCGATATCAAAGGCTTGTTGACCGTTGACGGTGGTTTTTTCTCTAACTTATCTGATAAAATCGTCAATAGCAGCAATGTTACCTCTGGCATTAATGTTGAAGTCGGCAAAAAGCAGGTTGCTGTCGATATTGATATTGTTGCAGAATATGGCGTTGACATTGCCAAGCTTTATGATGAAATCAAGAAAAAAATCTATAACAAGGTCAAAGAGATGACTGGATTAGACACAGTCGAAGTCAATGTTACAGTTGTTGACATTAAGACAAAAGAGCAGCATCAAAAGGACTCAGTCAGCTTGCAGGACAGAATCACCGGTGCAGGCAAAGACGCTAAAGATAAGGTCAATGAGCAAAAAGACAAGGTTGAAGATAAACAAAAGAGTGTCACGCAAAGAGTTAAGTAA
- a CDS encoding ABC transporter permease, with product MISVSPKVKRILVPLISIIAGFLIGAIIMLIWNYNPLQAYSSLFSSALGNMNGIGETIREATPLIFTAIGFAIASSAGFFNIGLPGQAQAGWLASIWLVLANPNMPKILLLPLAVIVGAVAGAIVAGIAGFLRAQFGTSEVITTIMLNYIVLYSCQYLMQQIMSPNLRLDTDTTKTITANGSLKIDWLSSMFGDSRINGGIFLALIAVVFYWFLMKKTTTGFEIKSVGANPFASRYAGMSTKKNIMLSMLLSGGFAGIGGVIQGLGTYQNYFTQTTSLDIGWDGLSVALLGSSTAVGILLAALLFSILKIGGLGMQTMAGIPYEIVSIVIAAIIFFVAINYVISLLFKTKKVNPDQKQDSKASATELNKGGQA from the coding sequence GTGATTAGTGTCAGCCCAAAAGTTAAACGTATTTTAGTGCCCCTTATATCAATTATTGCCGGCTTTTTAATTGGGGCAATTATCATGCTTATTTGGAATTATAACCCGCTTCAAGCATATAGCTCCCTTTTTTCCAGTGCCCTTGGCAACATGAACGGCATTGGTGAAACAATTAGAGAAGCAACGCCGTTGATTTTTACGGCAATCGGCTTCGCAATTGCTTCTAGCGCCGGCTTCTTCAATATTGGACTTCCGGGACAGGCACAAGCAGGCTGGTTAGCTTCAATTTGGCTTGTTTTAGCAAACCCCAATATGCCCAAAATTTTACTTCTGCCGCTGGCAGTTATTGTTGGGGCAGTTGCTGGCGCAATTGTTGCTGGAATTGCCGGCTTTTTGCGGGCCCAATTTGGCACCAGTGAAGTTATCACAACCATCATGCTTAACTATATTGTTCTTTATTCATGCCAGTATTTAATGCAGCAGATAATGTCCCCTAATCTTAGACTAGATACCGATACAACCAAAACGATCACCGCAAACGGCAGTTTGAAAATCGACTGGTTAAGCTCCATGTTTGGTGATTCGCGGATCAATGGCGGAATTTTCTTGGCCTTAATTGCCGTCGTCTTTTACTGGTTTTTAATGAAAAAAACAACAACCGGTTTTGAAATTAAATCCGTTGGTGCTAATCCTTTCGCCAGTCGTTATGCCGGCATGTCTACCAAGAAAAACATTATGCTGTCAATGCTTCTTTCCGGTGGCTTTGCCGGGATTGGTGGGGTAATTCAAGGTCTCGGTACTTACCAAAATTACTTTACACAAACTACCAGCCTTGATATTGGCTGGGACGGACTATCTGTTGCCCTGCTTGGCAGCAGTACTGCAGTTGGTATCTTGCTGGCAGCCCTACTCTTTTCAATTTTAAAAATTGGGGGCCTGGGCATGCAGACAATGGCCGGCATTCCCTACGAAATCGTATCAATCGTGATTGCCGCCATCATTTTCTTCGTTGCCATTAACTATGTGATCAGTCTGTTGTTCAAAACAAAAAAAGTTAATCCTGATCAAAAACAAGACAGTAAAGCTTCAGCCACAGAGCTAAACAAAGGAGGACAAGCATAA
- a CDS encoding acyltransferase, whose translation MKTKRIYYLDFLRIIATFAIIIIHVSSQRPYYSQPVHSFTWQSLNFWSSIMRWGVPIFVMISGVLFLDPKRPISTKKLFTKNIWRIVCATIFWHFFYACYTFLFENHSYATLIRLLIKGYSHLWFLHMIIGLYLLVPLLRKITENTKLTQYFLLLAAIFAVILPTFFSIYKSLLRFHTFSPAARVIINSLSTLFSSMYVKFVLGFTGYFVAGYYFSQAKLSKNWIRCIYIMGILGLFITFFGTNSLSLHFNARVLPLYDYMSINVAATAIAIFVFIKNCGQKSNAHFHNKRNETWLTALSNLTFGIYLVHFLFIRILTKSLHVGTLNSNAPLAVPVITVVVFLASLIVSLIIKKVSWLNSHIM comes from the coding sequence ATGAAAACAAAACGAATTTACTACCTAGATTTTCTTAGAATTATTGCTACTTTTGCGATCATCATTATCCATGTTTCTTCGCAAAGACCCTATTACAGCCAGCCGGTCCACTCTTTTACTTGGCAGAGCTTAAACTTTTGGTCTTCAATCATGCGCTGGGGCGTGCCTATCTTCGTGATGATCTCAGGCGTTTTATTTCTTGATCCTAAACGCCCTATCTCAACCAAAAAATTATTTACCAAGAATATCTGGCGCATCGTTTGTGCGACAATTTTTTGGCACTTTTTTTATGCATGCTACACTTTCCTATTTGAAAATCACAGTTACGCAACTTTGATCAGACTATTAATCAAAGGATATTCGCATCTTTGGTTTTTGCACATGATTATTGGTCTCTACCTGCTCGTTCCCTTGCTGCGAAAAATCACCGAAAACACCAAATTAACCCAATATTTCTTATTGCTGGCAGCAATTTTTGCCGTGATCTTACCAACTTTTTTCAGTATCTATAAAAGCCTACTGCGCTTCCATACCTTTTCCCCAGCTGCCAGGGTGATCATCAACAGCTTGTCCACGCTATTTTCCAGCATGTATGTAAAATTTGTCCTCGGTTTTACCGGTTACTTTGTTGCCGGCTACTACTTCAGTCAAGCTAAATTAAGTAAAAACTGGATCCGTTGCATCTACATTATGGGAATCTTGGGGCTATTTATTACTTTTTTCGGCACCAATAGCTTATCCCTTCATTTCAATGCCCGCGTCCTCCCACTTTATGACTACATGAGTATCAATGTCGCCGCCACTGCAATTGCAATTTTCGTTTTCATTAAAAACTGTGGTCAAAAAAGCAACGCTCACTTTCATAACAAAAGAAACGAAACTTGGCTGACTGCATTATCCAATCTTACCTTTGGCATTTACCTGGTACACTTCTTATTTATCCGTATCCTGACAAAATCACTGCACGTCGGTACACTTAACAGCAATGCTCCCTTGGCCGTACCAGTAATTACTGTAGTAGTTTTCCTAGCATCATTAATAGTCAGCCTAATAATCAAAAAAGTTTCCTGGCTGAACAGCCACATCATGTAG
- a CDS encoding ABC transporter substrate-binding protein, with protein MHIKKLITGIGVGLAGLLLLSGCSNKSGKSAEVKHVGILQVVQHPSLDKAYKGFKEGLKDGGYVEGKNLKIDYQNAQNSQDNLKSMSDKLINEKSDLLLGIATPAAQSLANATQKIPIVVTAVTDLKGAKLVNSDEKPGRNVTGTTDMVSLDKQIELLLSIVPKAKTIGIMYNAGEANSKIQADLAIAALKKAGVKVLVKTANTTNDVQQVTETLAGKVQGIYIPTDNTFASAASLVGKVVKEHKIPVVTGSIDQAKDGGLASIGIDYEALGRQTGKMAAKILSGKAKPENMPVEKADHLQLFVNKGMAKALGIDPKSIKTPK; from the coding sequence ATGCATATTAAAAAATTAATTACCGGAATAGGTGTCGGCTTAGCAGGTTTATTGCTATTAAGTGGATGCAGCAATAAGAGCGGCAAGAGTGCAGAGGTTAAGCATGTTGGAATATTGCAAGTCGTGCAGCACCCATCGCTTGATAAAGCCTACAAGGGCTTTAAGGAAGGCTTGAAAGACGGCGGTTATGTTGAAGGTAAAAATCTGAAGATTGATTACCAAAACGCCCAAAACAGCCAAGATAATTTGAAGAGTATGAGCGACAAGCTGATTAATGAGAAATCCGATTTGCTTTTGGGAATCGCGACGCCAGCTGCGCAAAGTTTGGCTAATGCCACACAAAAAATTCCAATTGTTGTTACAGCTGTAACTGATTTAAAAGGTGCTAAACTTGTCAATTCAGATGAAAAACCAGGCAGAAATGTTACGGGTACAACCGATATGGTTTCACTAGATAAGCAGATCGAATTATTGCTGTCAATCGTTCCTAAAGCTAAAACTATCGGCATCATGTATAACGCGGGTGAAGCCAATTCTAAGATTCAAGCAGATTTGGCAATTGCTGCACTAAAAAAGGCTGGCGTAAAGGTATTGGTTAAAACTGCTAATACAACTAACGATGTCCAGCAAGTTACGGAAACTTTAGCAGGTAAGGTTCAAGGTATTTACATTCCAACAGACAATACTTTTGCTTCCGCAGCTTCGCTAGTGGGCAAAGTAGTTAAGGAACACAAGATCCCCGTAGTTACAGGTTCAATTGATCAAGCTAAGGATGGCGGCCTTGCTTCAATCGGAATTGATTACGAAGCACTTGGCAGACAGACTGGTAAGATGGCAGCCAAGATTTTATCCGGTAAGGCAAAGCCTGAAAACATGCCGGTTGAAAAGGCTGATCATCTGCAATTATTTGTTAACAAAGGTATGGCTAAGGCTTTAGGTATTGATCCGAAATCGATCAAGACGCCTAAATAA
- the mazE gene encoding type II toxin-antitoxin system PemI/MazE family antitoxin, translated as MSIVKVAKRGNGLCLTLPSKDKFKLNQSWLLIANEKGGYELIPKLEDPYKQPDFKNQYEPEEWPNTDYREVE; from the coding sequence ATGAGTATAGTAAAAGTTGCTAAACGTGGTAACGGTTTGTGTCTAACACTGCCTTCAAAAGATAAATTTAAGCTTAACCAATCATGGCTTTTAATTGCCAACGAAAAAGGGGGATATGAATTGATTCCTAAATTAGAAGACCCATATAAACAGCCTGATTTCAAAAATCAATATGAGCCAGAAGAATGGCCTAATACCGATTATCGGGAGGTTGAATAA
- a CDS encoding ABC transporter ATP-binding protein produces the protein MSQVLKINNLHQTFEKGTVNENRVLRGVDLELEAGDFVTIIGSNGAGKSTLLNSIAGTLPIQEGQIILNGTDITKQPVTKRAKNISRVFQDPKMGTAVRLTVEENLALAMKRGQHRTFRAGVKKQDRKFFKEQLAQLDLNLENRLETEIGLLSGGQRQAITLLMATLQRPDLILLDEHTAALDPQTSITVMKLTEKLITEQKLTAFMVTHNMEDAIRYGNRLIMLHQGKIALDLAEEEKKKMTVPKLMELFQKHVGSELKDDAILLA, from the coding sequence ATGTCTCAAGTACTGAAGATTAACAATTTACACCAAACGTTTGAAAAGGGAACTGTCAATGAAAACCGTGTATTGCGAGGTGTTGACCTTGAATTAGAAGCCGGAGATTTTGTAACGATCATCGGCAGCAATGGTGCGGGGAAATCAACTTTGCTGAATAGTATTGCGGGTACCTTACCGATTCAAGAGGGGCAAATTATTTTGAACGGCACGGACATTACTAAACAGCCCGTGACTAAGCGGGCCAAAAATATCAGCCGTGTCTTTCAGGATCCTAAAATGGGCACGGCTGTGCGGCTGACTGTGGAAGAGAATTTGGCTCTTGCAATGAAAAGAGGGCAGCACCGGACTTTCCGTGCCGGTGTTAAAAAGCAAGATCGCAAATTTTTCAAAGAGCAGCTTGCTCAGCTTGACTTAAACTTAGAGAACCGGCTGGAAACCGAAATTGGTTTGCTTTCCGGTGGGCAGCGGCAGGCGATTACCTTGTTAATGGCCACCTTGCAGCGTCCGGATCTGATTTTACTGGATGAGCACACGGCGGCGCTTGACCCGCAGACTTCAATCACAGTCATGAAATTAACCGAAAAGCTGATTACCGAGCAGAAGTTAACGGCATTCATGGTAACGCATAACATGGAAGATGCGATCCGCTACGGCAATCGTCTGATTATGCTACATCAGGGCAAGATAGCGCTGGATCTGGCAGAAGAAGAAAAAAAGAAAATGACGGTGCCGAAGCTGATGGAACTGTTCCAAAAACATGTCGGCTCTGAATTAAAAGATGATGCCATCTTACTAGCTTAA
- the nagB gene encoding glucosamine-6-phosphate deaminase: MKIIVRADSTECGAAAYEIFAKGIKNGAKVLGLATGSTPLPLYKEMIKSNLNFDNLTSVNLDEYVGLPVDNDQSYHYFMQENLFNKKPFKKTYVPDGIKAVDDPEGVSREYDQIIKDNPIDIQLLGIGRNGHIAFNEPGTPFDSLTHEVKLTDNTIKANSRFFASIDDVPKSAICMGIANIMSAKKIVLLAFGENKAAAVKKMIEGPVTEEVPASVLQKHPDVTVILDQAAAAELDDKYKN; encoded by the coding sequence ATGAAGATAATTGTTAGAGCAGACAGCACAGAATGTGGTGCTGCAGCATACGAAATTTTTGCCAAAGGAATTAAAAATGGCGCTAAAGTCTTAGGCTTAGCTACCGGTTCGACACCACTTCCGCTATATAAGGAAATGATCAAGAGCAACTTGAATTTCGATAACTTAACCAGTGTCAATCTTGATGAGTATGTCGGCCTGCCAGTCGATAACGACCAGAGTTATCACTATTTCATGCAGGAAAATTTGTTTAATAAGAAGCCATTTAAGAAAACTTATGTTCCAGACGGAATTAAGGCTGTCGATGATCCTGAAGGCGTATCACGTGAATATGACCAAATTATCAAAGATAATCCAATTGATATTCAATTGCTGGGGATCGGAAGAAATGGGCACATTGCTTTCAATGAACCTGGAACTCCATTTGATTCCCTAACCCACGAGGTTAAATTGACCGACAATACGATTAAGGCTAATTCACGTTTCTTTGCCAGCATTGATGACGTGCCAAAGTCTGCAATTTGCATGGGGATTGCCAACATCATGTCAGCCAAAAAAATTGTTCTGTTGGCATTCGGTGAAAACAAAGCCGCTGCTGTTAAGAAGATGATCGAAGGTCCCGTAACCGAAGAAGTTCCTGCATCTGTTTTGCAGAAGCACCCAGACGTAACGGTTATTCTTGACCAAGCTGCTGCTGCCGAATTAGACGACAAATATAAAAATTAA
- a CDS encoding type II toxin-antitoxin system PemK/MazF family toxin: MYFPKQRDIVWIDFDPQRGHEIKKRRPALVLSRNEYNQDTGFIIVSPITSKIRQKHGYYDLIGYQTHGQVVTRQVYSFDITDNAGRKVEFIEKMAINDFYQIAQLFLFNFNFPF, encoded by the coding sequence GTGTATTTTCCTAAACAAAGAGATATTGTTTGGATCGACTTTGACCCACAACGTGGACATGAAATTAAAAAAAGACGACCAGCTCTAGTTCTAAGTAGAAATGAATACAATCAAGACACTGGTTTTATTATTGTCAGTCCAATTACTTCAAAAATCAGACAGAAACACGGTTACTATGACTTAATTGGTTACCAAACCCATGGTCAAGTTGTTACAAGACAAGTATACTCATTCGACATCACTGATAATGCTGGTAGAAAAGTTGAATTTATCGAAAAAATGGCAATCAATGATTTTTACCAAATTGCCCAATTGTTCCTATTCAATTTTAATTTCCCATTTTAA
- a CDS encoding ABC transporter permease: MNFVTVMALIVSSTFVYSAPLIFTSLGGVYSEHSGVTNIGLEGIMTMGAFSSIVFNLTFAGTFGSVTPWLGLLVGGVVGLLFSLLHAVATINFHADHIISGTVLNLMAPPLGVFLIKAIYDKGQTENISQSFGYFTFPGLANIPVIGPIFFANTSAPAWCAILVSIILWWVLYKTRFGLRLRSCGENPQAADTMGIHVYAMRYAGVLISGFLGGIGGAVFAEAISGNFSVSTIVGQGFMALAAVIFGKWNPLGAMWSSLFFGFAQSLSIIGSQLPVINKIPAVYMQIAPYVITILVLVIFFGKSVAPAADGENYIKSK, encoded by the coding sequence ATGAATTTTGTCACAGTAATGGCGTTAATTGTTTCTTCAACTTTTGTTTATTCGGCACCACTGATTTTTACTTCTCTTGGCGGGGTCTACAGTGAACATTCCGGGGTCACTAACATTGGCTTAGAGGGCATCATGACAATGGGCGCTTTTTCATCAATTGTCTTTAACCTGACATTTGCCGGAACCTTTGGTTCCGTCACCCCTTGGCTCGGCCTGCTAGTCGGCGGCGTTGTCGGCCTGCTTTTTTCGCTGCTGCACGCTGTCGCCACCATTAATTTTCATGCCGACCACATCATCAGCGGCACGGTGCTCAACCTGATGGCGCCGCCGTTAGGCGTTTTCCTAATTAAAGCCATTTATGACAAAGGTCAAACCGAAAATATCAGCCAGAGTTTTGGTTACTTTACCTTTCCCGGCCTGGCAAACATTCCGGTGATCGGCCCAATTTTCTTTGCCAACACATCGGCACCTGCATGGTGCGCAATCCTAGTTTCTATCATATTATGGTGGGTACTTTACAAAACCCGCTTCGGATTGCGCCTGCGTTCTTGCGGGGAAAATCCCCAAGCAGCTGATACAATGGGTATCCATGTCTACGCCATGCGTTATGCCGGGGTTTTAATTTCCGGCTTCTTAGGCGGCATTGGCGGGGCAGTTTTTGCAGAAGCAATCTCCGGCAACTTTTCCGTTTCCACCATTGTTGGTCAAGGTTTTATGGCACTAGCTGCCGTTATCTTCGGCAAGTGGAATCCACTGGGAGCAATGTGGTCTTCGCTTTTCTTCGGTTTTGCCCAAAGTTTGAGTATCATTGGCTCACAATTACCGGTGATTAATAAAATTCCGGCGGTTTATATGCAGATTGCCCCTTATGTTATCACGATTCTCGTGTTGGTAATCTTTTTCGGCAAATCGGTTGCTCCTGCAGCTGATGGCGAGAATTATATTAAATCAAAATAG